In Helicobacter anatolicus, a single genomic region encodes these proteins:
- a CDS encoding beta-ketoacyl-ACP synthase III encodes MKMYAALKSIASYVPKNQVTNFDLEKQIDTSHEWIVERTGISSRFFASKDENTSDLAVKAGKIAIQRAGLKHQDIDMVIVATLSPDYLTMPSTACLVAAKLGIINKPAFDISTACTGFIYLLSIAKAFIESGGYNNILIIGAEKISSILDFSDRTTCVLFGDGAGAAIVGRTNEKKKSILDVHIAADGNYSNLLCTPRNTLQDQAKQFLQMKGNEVFKLAVKTLASDVENILQKNHITPQEIKYFIPHQANLRIINAVGNRLNFQDEQIVLTVQKYGNTSAASIPMAINDVYESGKLDSGDLILLDAFGGGLTWGSALVYFDGRR; translated from the coding sequence TTGAAAATGTATGCTGCTTTAAAATCCATTGCTTCCTATGTTCCTAAAAATCAAGTAACAAATTTTGATCTTGAAAAACAGATTGATACTTCACATGAATGGATTGTTGAGCGCACAGGAATTAGTAGTAGATTTTTTGCCAGTAAAGATGAAAATACTAGCGATTTGGCTGTAAAGGCGGGCAAGATTGCAATACAAAGAGCTGGGTTAAAACATCAAGATATTGATATGGTAATTGTAGCTACGTTAAGCCCTGATTACTTGACAATGCCTTCTACAGCATGTTTAGTAGCAGCAAAGCTTGGCATTATTAATAAACCTGCATTTGATATTTCTACAGCTTGTACAGGGTTTATTTACCTTCTTTCTATTGCTAAAGCTTTTATTGAATCAGGAGGTTATAACAATATCCTTATCATTGGTGCAGAAAAAATTAGTTCAATTTTGGATTTTAGTGATCGCACAACCTGTGTACTTTTTGGTGATGGAGCAGGTGCTGCTATTGTGGGACGCACAAATGAGAAAAAAAAATCTATTTTAGATGTGCATATAGCAGCTGATGGGAATTATTCTAACTTGCTATGCACCCCAAGGAATACTCTACAAGATCAAGCAAAACAATTTTTGCAAATGAAGGGCAATGAAGTTTTTAAACTTGCTGTAAAAACACTTGCAAGTGATGTGGAAAATATTCTACAAAAAAATCATATTACTCCACAAGAAATCAAATATTTTATTCCTCATCAAGCAAATCTAAGAATTATTAATGCTGTGGGTAATCGCCTCAATTTTCAAGATGAACAAATTGTATTAACAGTGCAAAAATATGGGAATACTTCGGCTGCAAGCATTCCTATGGCAATTAATGATGTTTATGAGAGTGGAAAATTGGATTCAGGAGATTTAATTTTACTTGATGCATTTGGAGGAGGGTTGACTTGGGGGTCTGCTTTAGTTTATTTTGATGGTAGGAGATAA
- the plsX gene encoding phosphate acyltransferase PlsX: MIKIAVDAMGADNGVKPIIDGVKQALLHKDIFIYLVGNSEQIHPHLNSRDFGNLASRVGVVHCDDYIRMEEQASSAAKRKDSSIYIATEMLKNQEVDALISAGHSGATMSLATLRLGRIKGVSRPAICTMMPTTSGKLSLVLDAGANTDCKPEFLRDFALMGYEYSKHVLENTNPSVGLLANGEEDTKGNELTKETFKLLKAYGFFKGNVEGNDIFNGTVDVIVCDGYTGNVSLKVSEGVASSVMHLLKTGIKESYVAMLGAFLLKSVFKKMKQTIDYAEYGGAPLLGVSGNVIISHGKSNARAIECAIYQAIKTIDSQIIQRIEESFGNRE; the protein is encoded by the coding sequence AAGCACTTCTTCATAAAGATATTTTCATCTATTTGGTTGGAAATTCTGAACAAATACATCCTCATTTAAATTCAAGAGATTTTGGAAATCTTGCTTCTCGAGTGGGAGTTGTTCATTGCGATGATTATATACGAATGGAGGAGCAGGCCTCTAGTGCAGCAAAAAGGAAAGATTCTTCAATTTATATTGCTACAGAAATGCTAAAAAATCAAGAAGTTGATGCATTAATTTCTGCTGGTCATAGTGGGGCTACAATGAGTTTAGCAACCTTGAGATTAGGGCGAATTAAAGGAGTGAGTAGACCTGCGATTTGCACAATGATGCCAACAACTTCAGGTAAACTAAGTTTAGTATTAGATGCTGGAGCGAATACAGATTGTAAACCAGAATTTTTAAGAGATTTTGCCTTGATGGGATATGAATATTCTAAACATGTTTTAGAAAATACGAATCCAAGTGTAGGTTTGCTTGCTAATGGTGAGGAAGATACAAAGGGCAATGAATTGACTAAAGAGACATTTAAACTTTTAAAAGCTTATGGATTTTTTAAGGGAAATGTTGAAGGTAATGATATTTTTAATGGTACTGTAGATGTGATTGTATGCGATGGTTATACAGGAAATGTAAGTTTAAAGGTAAGTGAAGGGGTAGCAAGTTCTGTGATGCATCTTTTAAAAACTGGTATTAAAGAATCTTATGTAGCTATGCTAGGAGCATTTTTATTAAAAAGTGTTTTTAAGAAAATGAAGCAAACAATAGATTATGCAGAATATGGTGGTGCTCCGTTGCTTGGAGTTAGTGGAAATGTAATTATTAGTCATGGAAAAAGCAATGCTAGAGCTATCGAGTGTGCTATTTATCAGGCAATAAAAACAATAGATTCTCAAATTATTCAAAGAATTGAGGAATCTTTTGGAAATAGAGAATAA